A stretch of Malus sylvestris chromosome 11, drMalSylv7.2, whole genome shotgun sequence DNA encodes these proteins:
- the LOC126588490 gene encoding uncharacterized protein LOC126588490, protein MARRYSSDSSDDDVRGEYRHRRSRTKRHDERHRDVDREKSTERDPRGRESSDEEGELIERDRGSQRNERKPENGRREREKGNYRDERDKPHRRENERRGVDTDGAHRSRGRDSRHYSEHKDEREEHRTLEWKNDKRDDDQRRGHKNQEDERREGEDSRTLREKNANSIPQGRSQEGNMNADVAKSGKSGGVYIPPFKLARMMKEVEDKSSVQYQRLTWDALRKSINGLVNKVNAANIKNIIPEIFAENLIRGRGLFCRSCMKSQMASPGFTDVFAALVAVVNTKFPEVGELLLRRIVLQLKRAFKRNDKPQLLAAVKFIAHLVNQQVAHEIIALELLTVLLENPTDDSVEVAVGFVTECGSLLQDLSPKGLHGIFERFRGILHEGEIDKRVQYLIENLFAIRKAKFQGHPAVRPELDLVEQEDQLTHEISLEEEIDSEVTLDLFKADPNFLENEKRYEELKKAILGEDSEDEEGSDAASDGEDDDDDDDEESEEEDEEQMQIRDETETNLVNLRRTIYLTIMSSVDFEEAGHKLLKIKLEPGQEMELCVMLLECCSQERTYLRYYGLLGQRFCMINKVHQENFEKCFVQQYSMIHRLETNKLRNVAKFFAHLLGTDALPWHVLAYIRLTEEDTTSSSRIFIKILFQELSEHLGIRLLNERLTDPAMQESYDSIFPKDNPKNTRFAINFFTSIGLGGITENLREYLKHMPRLIMEQQKQVSDSESDEEESGSSGSSDSGSSSESESESSSSSESDRDKRRKKRRSESKRDERHEKRRRRD, encoded by the exons ATGGCTAGAAGATATAGTAGCGATTCAAGTGATGATGATGTGAGAGGTGAATATCGTCATCGTAGAAGTAGAACTAAGCGACATGATGAGCGTCATAGAGATGTGGACAGGGAGAAGTCCACTGAGAGGGATCCTAGAGGTAGAGAAAGTTCTGATGAAGAAGGGGAGTTGATAGAGAGAGACAGGGGCAGCCAGAGGAATGAAAGAAAGCCTGAGAATGGGCGTAGAGAACGAGAAAAAGGTAATTACCGGGATGAAAGGGATAAACCACATAGGCGTGAGAATGAACGTAGAGGGGTAGATACTGATGGCGCTCATAGAAGTAGGGGTCGTGATTCACGTCACTATTCAGAGCACAAGGATGAAAGGGAAGAGCACAGAACATTAGAAtggaaaaatgataaaagagaTGATGATCAGAGAAGGGGGCATAAAAACCAGGAAGATGAAAGACGAGAAGGAGAAGACAGTAGAACTTTGAGGGAAAAGAATGCAAATTCAATACCTCAAGGACGGTCGCAAGAAGGGAACATGAATGCTGATGTGGCAAAATCAGGAAAGAGTGGTGGAGTTTACATTCCCCCGTTTAAGTTGGCCCGTATGATGAAAGAGGTTGAAGATAAAAGCAGTGTTCAGTATCAGCGACTGACATGGGATGCCCTTCGAAAGAGCATCAATGGTCTTGTGAACAAGGTCAATGctgcaaacataaaaaatataattccTGAAATTTTTGCTGAGAATCTGATTCGTGGAAGGGGCCTTTTCTGCCGATCCTGCATGAAATCACAGATGGCATCTCCAGGTTTCACTGATGTGTTTGCAGCCTTGGTTGCTGTTGTCAACACAAAGTTTCCCGAGGTTGGTGAACTTTTGTTGAGAAGAATTGTCTTACAGCTTAAAAGAGCATTCAAGCGGAATGACAAG CCGCAACTACTAGCTGCCGTTAAATTTATAGCGCATCTGGTCAACCAGCAAGTAGCTCATGAGATTATTGCCTTGGAATTACTCACTGTTCTGCTGGAGAACCCTACGGATGACAGTGTTGAAGTTGCTGTTGGCTTTGTCACTGAATGTGGATCATTACTGCAGGACCTTTCGCCTAAAGGGTTGCACG GCATCTTTGAACGCTTTCGTGGAATTCTTCATGAGGGAGAAATAGACAAGAGAGTTCAATATCTGATTGAAAACTTATTTGCAATACGGAAAGCGAAGTTTCAG GGGCACCCAGCTGTTCGTCCAGAACTGGACCTTGTAGAGCAGGAAGACCAGTTGACACATGAAATTTCTCTTGAAGAGGAAATAGATTCAGAAGTTACCCTTG ATCTTTTCAAGGCCGATCCTAATTTCCTTGAGAATGAGAAGCGCTATGAAGAACTGAAGAAAGCTATACTTGGTGAGGATTCTGAAGATGAAGAAGGTTCTGATGCAGCTTCAGATGGTGAAGATGacgatgatgacgatgatgagGAATCtgaggaagaggatgaggagcagATGCAGATAAGAGATGAGACAGAGACAAATCTTGTGAATCTTAGAAGAACTATCTATCTTACAATCATGTCCAGTGTAGATTTTGAGGAGGCAGGTCATAAGCTCCTGAAGATTAAACTTGAGCCTGGTCAAGAG ATGGAACTGTGTGTCATGCTTTTGGAATGTTGCAGTCAAGAAAGAACCTACCTCCGATATTATGGTCTTTTGGGCCAAAGGTTCTGCATGATCAACAAAGTCCACCAggaaaattttgagaaatgctTTGTGCAACAGTATTCCATGATCCACCGgcttgaaacaaataagctacGGAATGTTGCAAAGTTTTTCGCCCATTTACTCGGCACAGACGCCCTTCCTTGGCATGTGTTGGCCTATATACGATTGACTGAAGAGGATACTACTTCTTCTTCTCGTATTTTTATCAAGATCCTTTTCCAG GAATTGTCGGAGCATCTTGGTATCCGTTTGCTAAATGAGCGGCTCACAGATCCTGCAATGCAGGAGTCTTATGATTCTATCTTCCCAAAGGATAATCCCAAGAACACCCGCTTTGCCATTAATTTTTTCACATCCATTGGGCTTGGTGGCATCACCGAGAACCTGCGCGAGTACTTGAAGCATATGCCACGACTCATTATGGAACAACAAAAACAAGTGTCTGACTCAGAATCAGATGAAGAAGAATCTGGGAGCTCTGGTTCATCAGATTCAGGATCTAGTTCTGAGTCTGAATCAGAATCATCAAGCTCTTCTGAAAGTGATAGGGACAAAAGACGCAAGAAGCGTAGGAGTGAAAGCAAGAGGGACGAAAGACATGAGAAGCGCAGGAGGAGAGATTAA
- the LOC126588502 gene encoding serine/threonine-protein kinase UCN-like — translation MDDSPSPSETSPELDLENLRALKVLGKGAMGTVFLVHHPSSDPSARRPFALKVVDKSALRSKLDAERRARWEIQVLTRLSSPNPHPFLPSIMGSFESDEFMGWAVPYCPGGDLNVLRYRQNDHVFSPAVIRFYLAEIVCALDHLHSMGIAYRDLKPENVLIQQSGHVTLTDFDLSISLKHRTVKPNDAVTEIEAPEVRRKHRRNLTRWITIINDNHKNSGGGKGLKKAKSARVSPVSRRKPSFSDGERANSFVGTEEYVSPEVVRGEGHEFTVDWWALGILTYEALYGTTPFKGKNRKETFRNILTKTPEFIGKRTALTDLIERLLNKDPTKRLGYHRGACEIKEHEFFRGVRWDLLTEVLRPPCIPSREDGDLTEKATAGGGVSVREYFQKLRSPPSMPPSPDYQLTEF, via the coding sequence ATGGACGACTCGCCCTCACCATCCGAAACCTCGCCGGAGCTCGATCTCGAAAACCTCAGGGCCCTTAAAGTCTTAGGCAAGGGAGCAATGGGCACCGTTTTCTTAGTCCACCACCCGTCATCCGACCCCTCCGCCCGCCGCCCGTTCGCTCTCAAAGTCGTCGACAAGTCCGCCCTCCGCTCCAAGCTAGACGCCGAGCGCCGCGCCCGTTGGGAAATCCAGGTCCTGACCAGACTATCCAGCCCGAACCCGCACCCGTTTCTACCCTCCATCATGGGGTCGTTCGAGTCCGACGAGTTCATGGGATGGGCTGTCCCTTACTGCCCCGGCGGCGACCTCAACGTACTCCGATACCGCCAAAACGACCACGTTTTCTCCCCCGCCGTGATCCGATTTTACTTGGCGGAGATTGTCTGCGCGCTCGACCACCTCCATAGCATGGGGATCGCCTACCGAGATTTAAAGCCCGAAAATGTACTCATTCAACAGTCCGGTCACGTGACACTCACGGACTTCGATCTCTCGATAAGCCTCAAGCACCGGACCGTCAAACCAAACGACGCCGTTACGGAAATCGAAGCCCCGGAGGTCCGCCGCAAACACCGGCGGAACCTGACACGTTGGATAACGATTATAAACGACAATCACAAGAACAGCGGCGGTGGGAAGGGGCTGAAGAAGGCCAAGTCGGCCCGAGTCAGCCCGGTGAGTCGACGGAAGCCGAGTTTTTCGGACGGCGAGCGAGCGAACTCGTTTGTCGGGACGGAGGAGTACGTGTCCCCCGAGGTGGTGCGTGGGGAGGGCCACGAGTTCACTGTGGACTGGTGGGCCTTAGGAATTCTAACTTACGAGGCGTTGTACGGTACGACGCCGTTCAAGGGGAAGAACCGGAAGGAGACGTTTCGGAACATCCTGACGAAGACACCGGAGTTTATCGGGAAGCGGACGGCTCTAACGGACTTGATCGAGCGGCTGTTAAACAAGGACCCCACAAAGCGGCTGGGGTACCACCGGGGCGCGTGCGAGATCAAGGAGCATGAGTTCTTTCGCGGGGTCCGGTGGGACCTGCTGACGGAGGTTTTGCGGCCACCGTGCATTCCGTCGCGGGAGGATGGTGATTTAACGGAGAAAGCCACGGCTGGAGGGGGAGTCAGCGTGAGGGAGTATTTTCAAAAGTTACGGTCTCCGCCGTCGATGCCGCCGTCGCCGGATTACCAATTGACCGAGTTCTGA
- the LOC126588513 gene encoding uncharacterized protein LOC126588513 isoform X1, with protein MPGKRLRLVRSSTSFDDMSVLNEPLPPPELRMKMKPPRYPAKILIEGDNVPQLAILTLPSPYMKKENDRGHIGNFLDRCNCCKKILVRCVHFVALSAVTDKLMWTNCYGLGQEDELETVTESSTKKEKP; from the exons ATGCCAGGGAAACGCTTGCGATTGGTTCGTTCCTCCACTAGCTTTGACGACATGAGTGTGCTCAATGAGCCGTTGCCGCCACCGGAGCTGCGGATGAAGATGAAGCCACCACGCTATCCAGCTAAGATTCTCATCGAAGGCGATAATGTGCCTCAGTTGGCAATTTTGACATTGCCGTCACCctatatgaagaaggagaacGATCGAGGACATATTGGAAACTTCCTGGATAGATGTAACTGCTGTAAGAAGATCCTTG TTCGTTGCGTGCATTTTGTAGCTCTGAGTGCCGTGACAGACAAATTAATGTGGACAAATTGTTATGGACTAGGCCAGGAAGATGAATTGGAGACAGTGACTGAGtcttcaacaaaaaaagaaaagccatAG
- the LOC126588513 gene encoding uncharacterized protein LOC126588513 isoform X2, whose translation MPGKRLRLVRSSTSFDDMSVLNEPLPPPELRMKMKPPRYPAKILIEGDNVPQLAILTLPSPYMKKENDRGHIGNFLDRCNCCKKILGEKDNIYMYSSLRAFCSSECRDRQINVDKLLWTRPGR comes from the exons ATGCCAGGGAAACGCTTGCGATTGGTTCGTTCCTCCACTAGCTTTGACGACATGAGTGTGCTCAATGAGCCGTTGCCGCCACCGGAGCTGCGGATGAAGATGAAGCCACCACGCTATCCAGCTAAGATTCTCATCGAAGGCGATAATGTGCCTCAGTTGGCAATTTTGACATTGCCGTCACCctatatgaagaaggagaacGATCGAGGACATATTGGAAACTTCCTGGATAGATGTAACTGCTGTAAGAAGATCCTTGGTGAGAAAGACAACATTTATATGTATAG TTCGTTGCGTGCATTTTGTAGCTCTGAGTGCCGTGACAGACAAATTAATGTGGACAAATTGTTATGGACTAGGCCAGGAAGATGA